In a single window of the Neodiprion virginianus isolate iyNeoVirg1 chromosome 1, iyNeoVirg1.1, whole genome shotgun sequence genome:
- the LOC124306288 gene encoding uncharacterized protein LOC124306288, with protein sequence MPKEKTLKPVRKISERQLRRQVNEESSLEYLNIFQRNDANMDEMRLISSSDNNASVLSETSDFASCAEKNIFSENVRESCYISDKNHENATHPDESIVAEEPYNEPEVWYSSDSSESSELASADNESVYVEKPPVPTSEDYYNLQSFLAQWAVCNRIPHVAISSLLKKLRQHPCHSHLPSDPRTLLKTPRSTITTDVHPGKYIHLGLARGLNQLLVKYSSKIDTDIELAIGIDGLPISKSSRGSLWPILGSIVGFNDVFMIGAYYGNEKPGVAGDFMRDFIQEAKDLCENGLSFQDTLYTCSIKFFVCDAPAKSFVLNVKGCTGYSSCTKCTIEGTYANGRICFPELTARERTDTDFRNKTDDDYHAGDCCLEEIPRFDIIKNVPLDYMHLVCLGVVRKLLYLWLFGDLKYRLPHRNVFSISNALEKLKGFIPLEFARKPRSLDFVKQWKATEYRQLLLYTGPIVLKDVLPYDVYMNFLTLHVAIRILCSTNTTSLFNYAHDLLKHFVTSFMILYGRHSASHNIHGLIHIVQDVKNLGILDSFSAFKFENYMQTLKRLLRKSDKPLQQIFRRYVEIENSSESTTSKKRSCKFEVLTQSSHYDGPLPDGCENPQYKIVNYSDFKLKVDSLADNCCGLVNGEIILVKNIVYDSRKGILVLTGNEYEEKNNFYTEPCDSSSLDIWSVGKLSELKTWPLEDVRQKYVRLPYGSNNFAVFPMLHVELN encoded by the coding sequence ATGCCCaaagaaaaaactttgaagCCTGTCCGGAAAATATCTGAGCGTCAACTCCGGCGGCAGGTCAATGAGGAAAGTTCACTAGAGTACCTAAACATTTTCCAACGTAATGATGCGAATATGGATGAAATGCGACTGATATCTTCTTCTGATAATAATGCTTCCGTGTTGTCAGAAACATCAGATTTTGCAAGCTGCGCTGAGAAGAATATATTCAGTGAAAATGTAAGAGAATCTTGTTATATCTCTGataaaaatcatgaaaacGCCACACATCCAGATGAATCCATTGTGGCTGAAGAGCCATATAACGAACCAGAAGTTTGGTATTCATCTGACTCATCGGAGAGCAGCGAGTTAGCTAgtgctgacaatgagtcagTATATGTTGAAAAGCCTCCTGTACCTACGTCTGAGGATTATTACAACCTGCAATCTTTTCTTGCTCAGTGGGCGGTATGCAACAGAATTCCACATGTGGCTATATCGTCGTTATTGAAGAAGCTAAGGCAGCATCCATGTCATTCGCACTTACCATCTGATCCCAGAACTCTACTAAAAACACCAAGGTCTACGATTACAACGGATGTTCACCCaggaaaatatattcatctAGGCCTTGCTCGTGGATTGAATCAATTACTTGTCAAGTATTCAAGTAAAATAGATACCGATATTGAGTTAGCCATTGGTATTGATGGTCTCCCCATATCAAAGTCGTCCAGGGGTTCTCTATGGCCGATTCTGGGATCAATCGTTGGGTTTAATGATGTATTTATGATTGGAGCATATTATGGCAATGAAAAGCCTGGTGTCGCCGGCGACTTCATGCGAGATTTTATACAAGAAGCTAAAGACCTATGTGAAAATGGATTATCGTTTCAGGATACGTTGTACACGTGCAGTATAAAATTCTTTGTATGCGATGCTCCAGCGAAGTCGTTTGTTTTGAATGTCAAAGGATGTACTGGGTATTCTAGTTGCACAAAATGTACAATTGAAGGTACCTATGCCAATGGACGCATCTGCTTTCCAGAATTAACTGCACGGGAAAGAACCGATACAGATTTTAGAAACAAAACGGACGATGATTATCATGCAGGAGATTGTTGCCTTGAAGAAATTCCACGTTTTGACATCATCAAAAATGTACCATTGGACTATATGCATCTAGTCTGCTTGGGAGTTGTGCGAAAGCTTCTTTACTTGTGGTTATTTGGGGACCTAAAATACCGTTTGCCACATCgcaatgttttttcaatttcaaatgcTTTAGAAAAACTCAAGGGGTTTATCCCTTTAGAATTTGCACGGAAGCCACGGTCTCTTGATTTTGTGAAACAGTGGAAAGCCACAGAATATAGACAGCTCTTGTTATATACTGGTCCAATTGTTCTGAAAGATGTATTGCCATATGATgtttacatgaattttttgacACTTCACGTTGCAATAAGAATTTTGTGCAGCACCAATACAACTTCACTTTTCAACTATGCTCACGACCTACTCAAACATTTCGTTACATCATTTATGATACTTTATGGAAGGCACAGCGCAAGTCACAATATTCACGGCCTCATCCACATTGTACAAGATGTTAAGAATTTGGGTATTTTGGATAGCTTCAGTGCCTTCAAGTTTGAGAATTATATGCAAACTTTAAAGAGACTACTAAGGAAAAGTGATAAACCGTTGCAACAAATTTTTAGGCGCTATGTTGAAATAGAAAACAGCTCAGAAAGTACCACATCAAAAAAACGAAGTTGTAAATTCGAAGTACTCACACAGTCTTCTCATTACGATGGGCCATTGCCAGACGGCTGTGAGAATCCACAATATAAGATTGTTAACTATTCAGACTTTAAATTAAAAGTGGACAGCTTGGCGGACAACTGTTGCGGTTTAGTGAATGGGGAAAtaattttggtgaaaaatattgtgtatgACTCACGTAAAGGCATACTTGTTTTAACAGGAAATGAgtatgaggaaaaaaacaatttttacactgAACCATGCGACTCTTCATCACTTGACATATGGTCAGTTGGAAAACTGTCAGAGTTGAAAACATGGCCTTTAGAAGATGTTCGCCAAAAGTACGTGAGATTGCCATATGGATCCAACAACTTCGCGGTTTTTCCGATGCTACATGTAGAACTTAATTAA
- the LOC124306302 gene encoding uncharacterized protein LOC124306302 isoform X2, which produces MQEFEDGIQLIASNWLIEETMEAYWPNFTTMNRYYKAVQVLEPIKDSWKLFKVKRILAKTYNYEKGTKILKDAEIFSDLNSDVDDTCLKLRRRTHARLVYSDSDDEESGMENNSRSKIPPLPKPYVSEPFIPPQKLIKNSKASAVTSRKMGCHEPLNNNNSDFEDAEIHCPKQTGKYLNIQEHSEDDAESECSLATNTLATATLPHTNNTASINPKQHNSNPQVTHAHREMPAKKVIQPKNVDPDLESCMRKTNMNEPTISLDNEDFRTYQRFVIRSFTMLKAKINNVIDVVEVMSKKLDGIKCTDNIPDANQEADNLELEVMNLFPICHVKMLQRVEKELTNNAMKQKLMTALLKIGGSDYKNTTTRLMERLFSNYVAEKFSWVGSKGKRIFSTLHLCRVILDVVGKASTTNLVTEDMIAKVIKDWLRHAKERLSREKPPLSLHTDAEENSAREPDAEVELNVPGVAEGTDYSN; this is translated from the exons ATGCAGG AGTTTGAGGATGGAATTCAATTGATAGCGAGTAATTGGCTAATTGAAGAGACCATGGAAGCTTACTGGCCTAATTTTACAACGATGAATCGATATTACAAGGCTGTGCAAGTATTGGAACCGATTAAAGATTCGTGGAAGTTGTTCAAAGTAAAACGTATACTGGCCAAAACTT aTAACTATGAGaaaggaacaaaaattttaaaagatgCGGAAATATTTTCCGATCTCAATTCGGATGTTGATGATACATGTCTAAAATTGAGACGAAGAACACATGCTCGCTTAGTATATTCTGATAGCGATGATGAGGAGTCGGGTATGGAAAATAACAGTCGATCCAAAATTCCTCCTCTTCCCAAGCCCTATGTGAGTGAACCATTCATTCCACCGCAAAAACTGATAAAAAACAGCAAAGCATCAGCTGTTACTTCAAGGAAAATGGGATGTCACGAGCCATTGAACAATAACAACTCAGATTTCGAGGATGCGGAAATCCATTGCCCCAAGCAGACTGGCAAATATCTTAATATCCAAGAGCACTCAGAAGACGATGCTGAATCAGAATGTTCACTTGCTACAAACACACTTGCAACGGCAACTCTTCCACATACTAACAATACAGCGTCAATCAATCCTAAACAACATAACAGTAATCCACAAGTTACACACGCACATAGGGAAATGCCAGCCAAGAAAGTAATACAACCCAAAAATGTTGATCCAGATTTGGAAAGCTGTATGCGGAAGACAAATATGAATGAACCTACTATATCTCTTGACAAtgaag atttcaGAACTTATCAACGCTTTGTCATACGCTCTTTCACTATGCTGAAAGCCAAAATCAATAATGTTATTGATGTTGTGGAGGTGATGAGTAAGAAGCTAGATGGTATAAAATGTACTGATAATATTCCGGATGCGAATCAAGAAGCTGATAACCTCGAACTTGAAGTCATGAATCTTTTCCCAATTTGCCATGTAAAAATGTTGCAAAGAGTAGAAAAAGAATTAACGAACAATgcgatgaaacaaaaattg ATGACAGCATTACTAAAAATCGGTGGAAGTGATTACAAAAACACTACCACTAGATTGATGGAACGGCTTTTCAGCAATTATGTAGCTGAGAAATTTAGCTGGGTCGGGtcaaaaggaaaaagaattttttcaacacttcATTTGTGTCGTGTTATTCTAG ATGTTGTCGGGAAAGCATCGACCACAAATTTGGTCACAGAAGATATGATTGCGAAAGTCATTAAAGATTGGTTACGGCACGCGAAGGAACGATTGTCACGAGAGAAACC GCCCCTATCTTTGCACACAGATGCAGAAGAAAACTCCGCCAGAGAACCAGATGCCGAAGTAGAACTCAACGTTCCTGGAGTAGCTGAAGGGACTGATTATTCCAACTA a
- the LOC124306302 gene encoding uncharacterized protein LOC124306302 isoform X1, with product MAQSKNYVIVEFEDGIQLIASNWLIEETMEAYWPNFTTMNRYYKAVQVLEPIKDSWKLFKVKRILAKTYNYEKGTKILKDAEIFSDLNSDVDDTCLKLRRRTHARLVYSDSDDEESGMENNSRSKIPPLPKPYVSEPFIPPQKLIKNSKASAVTSRKMGCHEPLNNNNSDFEDAEIHCPKQTGKYLNIQEHSEDDAESECSLATNTLATATLPHTNNTASINPKQHNSNPQVTHAHREMPAKKVIQPKNVDPDLESCMRKTNMNEPTISLDNEDFRTYQRFVIRSFTMLKAKINNVIDVVEVMSKKLDGIKCTDNIPDANQEADNLELEVMNLFPICHVKMLQRVEKELTNNAMKQKLMTALLKIGGSDYKNTTTRLMERLFSNYVAEKFSWVGSKGKRIFSTLHLCRVILDVVGKASTTNLVTEDMIAKVIKDWLRHAKERLSREKPPLSLHTDAEENSAREPDAEVELNVPGVAEGTDYSN from the exons ATGGCGCAATCCAAAAATTATGTCATTGTAGAGTTTGAGGATGGAATTCAATTGATAGCGAGTAATTGGCTAATTGAAGAGACCATGGAAGCTTACTGGCCTAATTTTACAACGATGAATCGATATTACAAGGCTGTGCAAGTATTGGAACCGATTAAAGATTCGTGGAAGTTGTTCAAAGTAAAACGTATACTGGCCAAAACTT aTAACTATGAGaaaggaacaaaaattttaaaagatgCGGAAATATTTTCCGATCTCAATTCGGATGTTGATGATACATGTCTAAAATTGAGACGAAGAACACATGCTCGCTTAGTATATTCTGATAGCGATGATGAGGAGTCGGGTATGGAAAATAACAGTCGATCCAAAATTCCTCCTCTTCCCAAGCCCTATGTGAGTGAACCATTCATTCCACCGCAAAAACTGATAAAAAACAGCAAAGCATCAGCTGTTACTTCAAGGAAAATGGGATGTCACGAGCCATTGAACAATAACAACTCAGATTTCGAGGATGCGGAAATCCATTGCCCCAAGCAGACTGGCAAATATCTTAATATCCAAGAGCACTCAGAAGACGATGCTGAATCAGAATGTTCACTTGCTACAAACACACTTGCAACGGCAACTCTTCCACATACTAACAATACAGCGTCAATCAATCCTAAACAACATAACAGTAATCCACAAGTTACACACGCACATAGGGAAATGCCAGCCAAGAAAGTAATACAACCCAAAAATGTTGATCCAGATTTGGAAAGCTGTATGCGGAAGACAAATATGAATGAACCTACTATATCTCTTGACAAtgaag atttcaGAACTTATCAACGCTTTGTCATACGCTCTTTCACTATGCTGAAAGCCAAAATCAATAATGTTATTGATGTTGTGGAGGTGATGAGTAAGAAGCTAGATGGTATAAAATGTACTGATAATATTCCGGATGCGAATCAAGAAGCTGATAACCTCGAACTTGAAGTCATGAATCTTTTCCCAATTTGCCATGTAAAAATGTTGCAAAGAGTAGAAAAAGAATTAACGAACAATgcgatgaaacaaaaattg ATGACAGCATTACTAAAAATCGGTGGAAGTGATTACAAAAACACTACCACTAGATTGATGGAACGGCTTTTCAGCAATTATGTAGCTGAGAAATTTAGCTGGGTCGGGtcaaaaggaaaaagaattttttcaacacttcATTTGTGTCGTGTTATTCTAG ATGTTGTCGGGAAAGCATCGACCACAAATTTGGTCACAGAAGATATGATTGCGAAAGTCATTAAAGATTGGTTACGGCACGCGAAGGAACGATTGTCACGAGAGAAACC GCCCCTATCTTTGCACACAGATGCAGAAGAAAACTCCGCCAGAGAACCAGATGCCGAAGTAGAACTCAACGTTCCTGGAGTAGCTGAAGGGACTGATTATTCCAACTA a
- the LOC124310209 gene encoding uncharacterized protein LOC124310209: MSQSGKTLDSIAALLNKNVETLNAFINCHNTFNSNMASKLNTIENIVKTVSDQGDRIAQLEASNVLLTREIDSSRDSLANTPVNSSAQITIAGIPFTVTDNPLEVVTKVLTVLGVPEASDILDIRLITRRSPSSQNPEQDNTREASKSFIVFFKSSKTSSHIIRKKRSHGTLAVRDVFACDKLGNIFVNEFLHPNTYNLLRKTKKIASDKNCKYVWSREGQIYARKQDGSQLIRITSEADLDKLG; this comes from the coding sequence ATGTCTCAATCGGGCAAAACTCTAGACTCGATAGCAGCCCttctaaataaaaatgttgaaacactTAATGCTTTCATTAACTGTCACAATACATTTAATTCTAATATGGCATCTAAACTTAATaccattgaaaatattgtcaaaacAGTGAGTGATCAAGGTGATAGAATAGCACAATTAGAGGCCAGCAACGTGTTACTAACTAGGGAAATTGATTCTTCACGAGATTCATTAGCCAATACACCTGTCAACTCCTCTGCCCAGATCACCATTGCTGGTATACCATTTACAGTTACTGATAATCCGTTAGAAGTTGTTACTAAGGTTCTGACTGTACTCGGTGTCCCTGAAGCTTCTGACATACTCGACATTCGCTTAATCACCCGCAGATCTCCGTCGAGCCAAAATCCTGAGCAGGATAACACTAGAGAGGCATCAAAATCATTTATCGTTTTCTTTAAATCCTCTAAGACTAGCAGCCATATTATAAGGAAGAAGCGTTCGCACGGCACATTAGCGGTTAGAGATGTTTTTGCGTGTGATAAACTCGGTAATATTTTTGTCAACGAGTTTCTTCACCCTAACACGTATAATTTGTTGCGCAAAACTAAGAAGATCGCGTCTgacaaaaattgcaaatatgtATGGTCTAGGGAGGGGCAAATCTATGCACGTAAGCAAGACGGATCTCAGCTTATTCGTATTACCTCGGAGGCTGATCTTGACAAGTTAGGTTGA